Part of the Candidatus Atribacteria bacterium genome, AGTTGGTGATCCCGATCAGAGTATCTATAAATTCCGGGGAGCTGATTTAAGCAATATTTTAAGATTTGAACAGGATTTTCCTCAAAGTAAAGTCATTAAATTAGAGCAGAACTATAGATCTACTAAAGTGATATTAGAAGGAGCAACTAACCTGATAAAACATAATAGGAAGCGCAAAGACAAAGAACTTTGGACCGATAAAAAGGGTGGAGAAAAGATAATTTGTTTTGAAGCAATCAGCGCCCTGGATGAGGCGTTATTGGTAAGCCAAGAGATAATAAAACTAAACAAAGAAGAAGGTAAAACTTTTAAAAATTTTGCTATCTTATATCGGACTAACGCCCAATCGAGGGCATTTGAAGAGATATTTAGTAAACAAGGCATTCCTTTTAAAATAGTTGGTGGTTTAAGATTTTACGAGAGAAAAGAGGTCAAAGATATTCTGGCTTACCTGCGTTTTATTTATGACCAAAAAGACGGAGTGAGTTTTTTAAGGATCATTAATAATCACACCTTAGGTATAGGTAAAATTACTTTAAGCAAAATAGAGGAAATTGCCAGAAAAGGTAATTTAGATTTTCACCATGCTTTAAAACAGGGACTAAGGGTATTAAAAATCTCTTCAGAACGAAAAAAATCAATAGACAAATTTGTTTTTTTGATTGATGAGCTGAGCAAAAAGAAAAAAGAAATCAAGGGGAGCGAACTGCTCATAGAATTAATTAGAAAAATCAATTACTATGAGGAATTAAAAAAAGAAGGGGAATTTAAAGCGGAAATCAAAATTGAAAATATAAAAGAATTGATCCTGGCAGTACAAGAATTTGAAGAGAACAACGAAGATAAATCTATCACTGCCTTCCTGGAATACGTTGCTTTAATCACTGATATTGATCTTTATAAAGGAGAGGAGGATGTAGTTACAGTTATGACCCTGCATAGTGCTAAAGGTTTAGAATTTCCGGTAGTTTTTATTACCGGATTTGAGGAAGGCATCTTTCCTCATTCTCGTTCTCTTCATAGTGAGGAGGAATTAGAAGAAGAAAGAAGGTTATGTTATGTGGGGATGACCAGAGCGAAAGAAAGATTATATCTAACCTATGCCTGGAGAAGAAATTTGAATGGTAATACTTTATTTAACAGTGTATCACGATTTTTTTCAGAGATTCCGAAGCACCTTAAGGAAAAAGCGTACTTAGAAGAAAAAGGAGAAGAAATTCCTTCGCTTGAAAAGCAAAAAGAAAAAATTGAAGTAGCAGTGGGGGATAAAATAAGGCACGCGGATTGGGGAGTAGGAGTTATTTTAAATAAAAGTGATACTAAAAATGATATTTTTATTACAGTAGATTTTGAAAAAGCGGGATTAAAAAAGTTATCGATGAATTTTGCACCCCTGGAAAAATTATAACCAGTAGCGGATAGCATATAAAACACAGTAATTAGTAATTTGTAGGGGTTCGATTTATCGAACCCCTACTCTCTATACGTTAAACGCTTTAGGTTCTATGCTACTCTTCTTATTGTAATGCCTCTTCATTAATGATAATTTCGACCTTAGATTTTAAGTCATTTAATAGATTATCAAAGGCTTCTTTTTGTTTAGTAGGCAGTAAGGTTTGGATGATTTCTTCTTTGACCTCTTCAAGAGTTTTTATAGTTTCTGCTTTTTTATCGGTGATTTTTAAAATATGAAAACCGTAATCGGTTTTTACGATATTGCTTAATTCTTCTATTTCTAAGGCAAAGACGACTTCTTCAATTTCCGGGATTATTGTGCCTTTGGATATATAGCCTAAATCTCCACCTTGAGCTGCACTGGGACCGGTAGATTTTTCTTTGGCAATTTCACTAAAAT contains:
- a CDS encoding ATP-dependent DNA helicase PcrA, whose protein sequence is MKILEKLNTKQQEAVKAKEASILVIAGAGSGKTKVLAHRIAYLIFQKKINPGNILAVTFTNKAAQEMKNRIELLGEIISNRNMIKGTWMGTFHSICARILRQEADILGYDKNFIIYDKSDQLSMIRRCLVTLDLDNKKFSLSVIAAIIDQAKNNLEDSALFEYNAIGYFKKIAASVYQQYQIDLLENNAMDFGDLILLTVKLFKERPDVLENYQNQFRFILVDEYQDINVAQYQLVKLLSHQDHNLFVVGDPDQSIYKFRGADLSNILRFEQDFPQSKVIKLEQNYRSTKVILEGATNLIKHNRKRKDKELWTDKKGGEKIICFEAISALDEALLVSQEIIKLNKEEGKTFKNFAILYRTNAQSRAFEEIFSKQGIPFKIVGGLRFYERKEVKDILAYLRFIYDQKDGVSFLRIINNHTLGIGKITLSKIEEIARKGNLDFHHALKQGLRVLKISSERKKSIDKFVFLIDELSKKKKEIKGSELLIELIRKINYYEELKKEGEFKAEIKIENIKELILAVQEFEENNEDKSITAFLEYVALITDIDLYKGEEDVVTVMTLHSAKGLEFPVVFITGFEEGIFPHSRSLHSEEELEEERRLCYVGMTRAKERLYLTYAWRRNLNGNTLFNSVSRFFSEIPKHLKEKAYLEEKGEEIPSLEKQKEKIEVAVGDKIRHADWGVGVILNKSDTKNDIFITVDFEKAGLKKLSMNFAPLEKL